In one Aythya fuligula isolate bAytFul2 chromosome 12, bAytFul2.pri, whole genome shotgun sequence genomic region, the following are encoded:
- the FA2H gene encoding fatty acid 2-hydroxylase, with protein MAAPPRSFSAAEVRARCAQGSCVVRCRRRLYDLSAFVRLHPGGEQLLRRRAGTDVSAALDGPPHRHSANARRWLEQYYLGELRDDDDEEEEEEEGSRQSCPQTEKPTDAAAPPARRLDPRCKTVDVDKDLVDWRKPLLWQVGYLGEKYDEWVHQPVDRPIRLFHSDFLESLSKTAWYVVFLVWTPVVLYLSWVSYTSLAQGNTRLFSSFTTEYSIPVHKYYFPFIFLLGMFLWSLLEYLIHRFVFHMKPPASNYYLITLHFLLHGQHHKSPFDSSRLVFPPVPASLVIGFFYGVLQLLLPEVLGLSVFVGGLCGYVVYDMMHYYLHYGSPKKGTYLYGLKAYHVKHHFEHQKSGFGISTRFWDRPFRTLIPEEETFEKED; from the exons ATGGCGGCTCCGCCGCGCTCGTTCAGCGCCGCCGAGGTGCGGGCGCGCTGCGCGCAGGGCTCGTGCGTGGTGCGGTGCCGCCGGCGCCTCTACGACCTCAGCGCCTTCGTGCGCCTCCACCCCGGCGGCGAGCAGCTGCTGCGGCGCCGAGCCGGCACCGACGTGAGCGCGGCGCTGGACGGGCCCCCGCACCGGCACTCCGCCAACGCCCGCCGCTGGCTCGAGCAGTACTACCTGGGAGAGCTGCGCGACGACGacgatgaggaggaggaggaggaggaaggctcccggcag aGCTGCCCCCAAACAGAGAAGCCAACAGATGCAGCAGCCCCGCCAGCGCGCCGGCTGGACCCCCGCTGTAAAACCGTGGACGTGGACAAG GACCTGGTGGACTGGAGGAAGCCCTTGCTGTGGCAGGTGGGCTACCTGGGGGAGAAGTACGACGAGTGGGTGCACCAGCCTGTGGACAGGCCCATCCGCCTCTTCCACTCGGATTTCCTCGAGTCCCTCTCCAAGACGGCGTG GTACGTGGTGTTCCTGGTGTGGACCCCCGTGGTGCTCTATCTCAGCTGGGTCAGCTACACGTCCCTCGCGCAGGGCAACACCAGgctcttctcctccttcacCACAG AGTACTCCATCCCCGTGCACAAATACTACTTCCCCTTCATCTTCCTCCTGGGGATGTTCCTGTGGTCCCTGCTTGAGTACCTCATCCACCGCTTTGTCTTCCACATGAAGCCACCCGCTAGCAACTACTATCTCATCACCCTGCACTTCTTGCTGCACGGGCAGCACCACAAG tctCCCTTTGACAGCTCCCGCCTGGTCTTCCCCCCGGTGCCGGCGTCGCTGGTCATCGGCTTCTTCTACGgcgtgctgcagctcctgctgcccgaGGTGCTGGGGCTCTCCGTCTTCGTCGGGGGGCTCTGCGGCTACGTGGTGTACGACATGATGCACTACTACCTCCACTACGGCTCGCCGAAGAAAGGCACCTACCTGTACGGGCTGAAGGCGTACCACGTCAAGCACCACTTCGAGCACCAAAAATCAG GTTTCGGCATCAGCACCCGCTTCTGGGATCGCCCCTTCCGGACGCTCATCCCCGAGGAGGAGACCTTCGAGAAAGAGGACTGA